One Candidatus Sulfurimonas baltica DNA segment encodes these proteins:
- the rfbB gene encoding dTDP-glucose 4,6-dehydratase has protein sequence MNNILVTGCAGFIGSNFVPYFLDKYPNYNLINLDLLTYAGNLENLKECEGNPRYKFIKGDICNRELVEFIFNEYDINGVIHFAAESHVDNSIKNPGVFVQTNVNGTFTLLDVAKHYWMNKPFEYKENYKGCRFHHISTDEVYGTLNETDLFTEETPYAPNSPYSASKASSDMIVRSYQETYGMNTVITNCSNNYGPKQHDEKLIPTIIRKALAGESIPIYGDGKNIRDWLYVLDHCKGIDLVYHTGKEANVYNIGGRNERTNLQIVDAICLILDEKVPLPSHSQLDWESNKSIKNYKELITFVEDRAGHDRRYAIDATKLENELGWRADEDFDSGIVKTVEWYLLKYTKQGVYNNVN, from the coding sequence ATGAATAACATATTAGTAACAGGGTGTGCAGGATTTATAGGAAGCAACTTTGTCCCTTATTTTTTAGATAAATATCCAAACTACAATTTAATAAATTTAGACCTTCTCACATATGCTGGAAACTTAGAAAATCTCAAAGAGTGTGAAGGTAATCCACGATACAAGTTCATAAAGGGTGATATCTGTAATCGTGAACTTGTTGAGTTCATATTTAATGAGTATGACATAAACGGTGTCATTCACTTTGCAGCAGAGTCACATGTAGATAACTCCATCAAAAACCCTGGTGTATTTGTGCAAACAAATGTAAACGGAACTTTCACACTATTGGATGTAGCTAAACACTACTGGATGAATAAACCATTTGAATATAAAGAAAACTATAAAGGTTGTAGATTTCACCATATATCAACAGATGAAGTATATGGAACTCTAAATGAGACAGACCTCTTTACAGAAGAGACACCATATGCTCCAAATTCCCCTTACTCAGCATCTAAAGCAAGTTCAGATATGATAGTAAGAAGCTACCAAGAGACATATGGAATGAACACAGTCATTACAAACTGCTCAAATAATTATGGTCCAAAACAACATGATGAAAAACTCATTCCTACTATTATCAGAAAAGCACTGGCAGGTGAGAGTATTCCAATCTACGGAGATGGTAAGAACATAAGAGACTGGTTATATGTGCTTGACCACTGCAAAGGTATAGATTTGGTTTATCACACAGGTAAGGAAGCTAATGTTTACAATATCGGCGGAAGAAATGAGAGAACTAATTTACAGATAGTTGATGCTATTTGTTTAATTCTTGATGAAAAAGTTCCCTTACCTAGTCATTCTCAGCTTGACTGGGAATCTAACAAAAGCATAAAGAACTACAAAGAACTTATTACTTTTGTAGAAGATAGAGCTGGACATGATAGAAGATATGCCATAGATGCAACAAAACTTGAAAATGAACTTGGCTGGAGAGCTGATGAAGACTTTGATAGTGGAATTGTAAAGACTGTTGAGTGGTATTTACTTAAATATACAAAACAAGGTGTATATAACAATGTTAATTAA
- the rfbD gene encoding dTDP-4-dehydrorhamnose reductase, giving the protein MTNILVTGSKGQLGSEIKELSHEIPSQAENDGYHFFFTDRSELDITDEQSIKNFIDINNINIIINCAAYTAVDKAEDDKDLADKINYQAVRHLAQISKYKNIKLIHVSTDYVFDGKHFMPYIETDTTNPNGIYGKTKLDGELAMQEVNPLNSIIIRTSWVYSSFGANFVKTMLRLGKEKEQLGVIYDQVGTPTYARDLAKAILEILPNIKNEKVQIYNYSNEGVLSWYDFAKEIMLMAKLTCEINPIETKEYPTPALRPHYSLLNKSKIKKEFNLTIPYWKDSLKECLKTMGEIE; this is encoded by the coding sequence ATGACTAATATTTTAGTAACAGGAAGCAAAGGTCAGCTTGGCTCAGAGATAAAAGAACTATCACATGAGATTCCCAGTCAAGCTGAGAATGACGGTTATCACTTTTTCTTTACAGACAGAAGTGAACTTGACATTACAGATGAACAATCAATAAAAAACTTTATAGATATTAATAATATAAATATAATTATAAACTGTGCGGCATACACTGCTGTAGACAAAGCAGAAGACGATAAAGATTTAGCAGATAAAATTAATTATCAAGCTGTTAGGCACTTGGCACAAATATCAAAATATAAAAATATAAAACTTATTCATGTCTCAACCGACTATGTATTTGATGGTAAACACTTTATGCCATATATTGAGACAGATACAACAAATCCAAATGGCATATATGGAAAAACTAAACTTGATGGTGAACTTGCAATGCAAGAGGTAAATCCTTTAAACTCTATTATCATTAGAACTTCTTGGGTTTACTCGTCATTTGGAGCTAACTTTGTAAAAACAATGCTTCGCTTAGGCAAAGAAAAAGAACAACTAGGTGTTATTTACGATCAAGTAGGAACACCTACTTATGCAAGAGATCTGGCAAAAGCTATTTTAGAAATACTTCCAAATATAAAAAATGAAAAAGTGCAAATTTACAACTACTCAAATGAAGGGGTACTAAGCTGGTACGACTTTGCTAAAGAGATTATGCTTATGGCAAAACTTACATGTGAAATAAATCCAATTGAAACAAAAGAGTATCCGACACCGGCACTAAGACCACATTACAGCCTACTAAACAAATCAAAAATCAAAAAAGAATTCAACTTAACTATCCCATATTGGAAAGATAGTTTAAAAGAGTGCCTAAAAACTATGGGAGAAATAGAATGA
- the rfbC gene encoding dTDP-4-dehydrorhamnose 3,5-epimerase, with the protein MNFIRTDIPDVVIIEPKVHGDERGYFVETFRADKLQEFLGYTINFCQDNESKSSRGVLRGLHYQLHPAAQTKLVRVIQGRVLDVAVDIRKDSPTFGQHVAVELSSENKKQLLVPRGFAHGFVVLEDDTVFAYKVDNYYSPENDRGIAFDDKELKIDWQVPHAELNLSAKDKIQPKLHDTNDLFEYGVNYYND; encoded by the coding sequence TTGAATTTTATAAGAACAGATATCCCAGATGTTGTTATCATAGAACCAAAAGTTCATGGAGATGAGAGAGGTTATTTCGTAGAAACTTTTCGTGCTGACAAGCTTCAAGAGTTTTTAGGATATACAATCAACTTTTGCCAAGACAATGAATCAAAAAGCTCAAGAGGAGTTTTAAGAGGTCTTCACTATCAACTTCATCCTGCTGCTCAGACTAAACTAGTGCGTGTAATACAAGGTCGTGTTTTAGATGTTGCAGTAGATATAAGAAAAGATTCTCCAACATTTGGTCAACATGTAGCAGTTGAGTTAAGTTCTGAAAATAAAAAACAACTGCTAGTTCCAAGAGGCTTTGCTCATGGCTTCGTTGTTTTAGAAGATGATACTGTATTTGCTTATAAAGTAGACAACTATTACTCGCCTGAAAATGATAGAGGGATTGCCTTTGATGATAAAGAACTAAAAATAGATTGGCAAGTTCCACATGCCGAGTTAAATCTATCTGCAAAAGACAAGATACAGCCTAAACTACATGATACTAATGACTTATTTGAATATGGAGTAAATTACTATAATGACTAA